Proteins encoded in a region of the marine bacterium B5-7 genome:
- a CDS encoding Bcr/CflA family drug resistance efflux transporter: MKSLKLLFLNIILIGCLGQAASDIYMPSMSAISTAFHAPISLVQLSMAIYMLGYGLSQLIYGPLSEGVGRRLPLVAGLLIMLVGTFVCAHAQSIHALIVGRLIQGCGAGAGGALWRTIFRDTFKGEELAKYGSYFSMIMIFAVPAVPMLGGYLQHYLGWRANFHFLSLYSFVTMLAVIFLLKETSAHHHKERLKPRFILSTFSMMLTNRVFMGLVSCIFLTYGAFFSWLVVSPALLMNQLNMTPVAFGWVILASSSFPMFIASQLNAKLVTKLGMSFMLNVGWGLMVISGVMLLAGHLFWGVNVYAIIVPIMIFYTGATLVWPNVFATAFTPFGHIAGYAGALYSSLQIAGGAVVGAIVAHLPHTTQVPFAWVTIICPALAWCVYYFYVKPALDRAN; encoded by the coding sequence ATGAAGTCACTTAAGTTATTGTTTTTAAACATTATATTGATTGGATGTCTGGGGCAAGCCGCGTCAGATATTTATATGCCTTCTATGTCTGCGATTAGCACCGCTTTTCATGCGCCTATTAGTTTAGTGCAGCTCAGCATGGCAATTTACATGCTCGGTTATGGTTTATCACAGCTTATTTATGGCCCTTTGTCTGAAGGTGTTGGCCGTCGCCTCCCCTTAGTTGCCGGTCTCTTGATCATGTTAGTTGGTACGTTTGTGTGTGCTCATGCGCAAAGTATTCACGCGTTGATTGTTGGGCGATTAATTCAAGGTTGTGGTGCGGGTGCCGGTGGTGCGCTATGGCGTACAATTTTCCGTGACACCTTTAAAGGTGAAGAGCTTGCGAAGTATGGTTCCTATTTTTCGATGATTATGATTTTTGCCGTGCCGGCCGTACCGATGTTAGGGGGCTATTTGCAACATTACTTAGGATGGCGAGCTAATTTTCATTTCTTGTCGCTATACTCCTTCGTGACTATGTTGGCAGTGATTTTTCTTCTAAAAGAAACCAGTGCTCATCATCACAAAGAACGCTTAAAACCACGTTTTATTTTAAGTACGTTTTCAATGATGTTAACAAACCGTGTTTTTATGGGCTTAGTGAGTTGTATTTTTTTGACTTACGGCGCATTCTTTTCATGGCTGGTCGTTTCGCCTGCACTGTTAATGAATCAATTGAACATGACGCCAGTTGCATTTGGCTGGGTTATTTTAGCTTCAAGCTCTTTTCCTATGTTTATTGCGAGCCAATTGAATGCTAAATTAGTGACGAAATTAGGCATGTCTTTTATGCTGAATGTTGGCTGGGGGTTAATGGTGATTTCTGGTGTTATGTTGCTTGCTGGCCATCTATTTTGGGGTGTTAATGTTTATGCCATCATTGTACCCATTATGATTTTTTACACGGGCGCTACTTTGGTTTGGCCAAACGTATTTGCCACAGCATTTACACCATTTGGCCACATTGCTGGCTATGCGGGTGCGCTTTATAGTTCGCTGCAAATTGCTGGGGGCGCTGTGGTTGGCGCGATCGTTGCGCATTTACCACATACCACACAAGTGCCATTTGCTTGGGTCACGATCATTTGTCCTGCATTGGCATGGTGCGTCTATTATTTTTATGTAAAACCTGCGCTTGATCGCGCAAACTGA
- the dapB gene encoding 4-hydroxy-tetrahydrodipicolinate reductase, producing MTQRILINGIHGKMGAIAKQAVDASNTANFVVGCSRHDDLALAIKEHNITTVIDFTTASTAFQNTQTIIEQGAHPIIGTSGLLPNHIDVLQKTCQEKKLGGIIAPNFSLGAVLLMQCAQSVSSYFSHAEIIEMHHDKKADAPSGTAIKTAQLLEKSTLTRANSEETIPHARGATLGKIPIHAVRLPGMLAREDVIFGNPGETLTISHNTLDRSAFMPGILLALEKVSSLNELVYGLEHLL from the coding sequence ATGACGCAACGCATTTTAATTAATGGCATTCATGGAAAAATGGGAGCAATTGCTAAGCAAGCTGTAGATGCTAGCAATACGGCAAACTTTGTTGTCGGTTGCAGCCGGCACGATGATTTAGCCTTGGCTATCAAAGAACACAACATTACCACCGTCATTGATTTTACAACAGCATCAACTGCCTTTCAAAACACACAAACAATTATTGAACAAGGCGCTCACCCTATCATCGGCACCAGTGGTTTATTGCCTAATCATATCGACGTTTTACAAAAAACATGCCAAGAAAAAAAGTTAGGCGGCATCATTGCACCTAACTTTTCCTTAGGCGCCGTATTGCTCATGCAGTGCGCGCAGTCTGTTTCCAGCTATTTTTCGCATGCTGAAATTATTGAAATGCATCATGATAAAAAAGCAGACGCTCCCTCTGGCACCGCCATCAAAACAGCTCAGCTGTTAGAAAAATCCACTTTAACGCGTGCCAACAGCGAAGAAACCATCCCTCACGCACGCGGGGCCACATTAGGAAAAATTCCGATTCACGCGGTACGCTTACCAGGAATGTTAGCCAGAGAAGATGTTATTTTTGGTAATCCCGGTGAAACTTTAACGATATCCCATAACACACTGGATCGTAGCGCCTTCATGCCGGGCATCTTATTAGCGCTAGAAAAGGTAAGTTCGCTGAATGAACTCGTTTATGGGTTAGAGCATCTGCTGTAG
- a CDS encoding cupin, producing the protein MPNTHNIFADLPAAALPNELIETLVKKNNVKIERIVSTGQTTPVGEWYAQDADEFVILLQGAAELTFEDEQTSRLNAGDYLHIPAHCKHRVSWTEPTEVCVWLAVHFS; encoded by the coding sequence ATGCCAAACACGCACAACATCTTTGCTGATTTACCCGCAGCTGCACTACCTAATGAGTTAATAGAGACACTCGTTAAAAAAAACAATGTAAAAATAGAACGTATTGTTTCAACTGGCCAAACGACGCCGGTAGGAGAGTGGTACGCTCAAGATGCCGATGAGTTTGTGATTTTATTGCAGGGCGCAGCTGAACTTACTTTTGAGGATGAACAAACGTCGCGTTTAAATGCCGGCGACTATCTCCATATCCCAGCGCACTGCAAGCATCGCGTATCCTGGACAGAGCCGACAGAGGTGTGTGTTTGGTTGGCGGTGCACTTTAGTTAA
- a CDS encoding MFS transporter: MSLWKNRQYTQFFIASGIGNLGDWFDIFALQIIFVHEFHATPMLMSMLLLMLFLPGMLLGAVAGSIVDRMSRRNVMFITDAASTALTLGLFYTQSMTVALILLFARSAFGVFNNPAQNAYTKQIVSPEHMLKASSYRSVVFQLCKVFGPILGASLLLIASARDCLMVNAISFSISALLIAFLPKDMVPERSTLHGKEKSSHWKQHFLEGITFTLRHRVLCPVIFVSVGWFFLFMMFNAQLAIYLKHLLPAHVNALGYYLGCDGVGAAIISILISRRVMIKHYAAYYAPGLLLQGIAMLGLVLFPLHGSLLWLYGTATMMGVGAGTSIVIFNYALKKECTDSHAGRVSGTFGMLQNAAMVTGTLISGYMAVHFGIHCVFMGMVVAYVALSLLALLWMKPSEIIG; this comes from the coding sequence ATGAGCCTGTGGAAAAATCGACAATATACCCAGTTCTTTATCGCCAGCGGGATCGGTAACCTTGGTGATTGGTTTGATATCTTTGCGCTGCAGATTATTTTTGTTCATGAGTTTCATGCTACCCCAATGCTGATGAGCATGTTACTGCTCATGTTATTTTTGCCTGGGATGCTGCTGGGCGCGGTTGCGGGCAGTATCGTCGATCGCATGAGTCGACGGAATGTGATGTTTATCACCGATGCGGCCTCGACTGCCCTCACGCTAGGATTGTTTTACACGCAGAGTATGACAGTGGCATTGATTTTATTGTTTGCTCGCTCAGCCTTTGGTGTCTTTAATAACCCTGCGCAAAATGCTTATACTAAACAAATCGTTTCACCAGAGCATATGTTGAAGGCATCGAGTTATCGCTCTGTGGTGTTTCAACTCTGTAAAGTCTTTGGACCTATCTTGGGCGCTTCGTTGTTATTGATTGCCTCCGCACGCGATTGTTTAATGGTGAATGCCATCAGCTTTTCGATTTCTGCATTGTTAATCGCATTTTTGCCTAAAGATATGGTGCCTGAAAGGTCTACGCTTCACGGAAAAGAAAAATCATCACACTGGAAACAACATTTTCTGGAAGGTATCACATTCACTTTACGGCATCGTGTATTGTGTCCAGTCATTTTTGTTTCTGTGGGTTGGTTTTTTCTTTTCATGATGTTTAATGCGCAGCTGGCTATTTATCTCAAACATTTGTTACCAGCCCATGTGAATGCCCTAGGTTATTATTTAGGGTGTGACGGCGTCGGGGCAGCTATTATTTCTATACTAATTAGCCGTAGAGTCATGATCAAACACTATGCTGCTTATTATGCGCCAGGGTTATTGTTACAAGGTATCGCAATGCTTGGTCTGGTTCTCTTTCCTCTGCATGGCTCTCTACTTTGGTTATATGGCACGGCAACCATGATGGGCGTGGGTGCAGGCACAAGTATCGTTATTTTTAACTATGCGCTAAAAAAAGAATGTACCGATAGCCATGCCGGGCGTGTTTCGGGTACTTTTGGTATGTTACAAAATGCAGCGATGGTGACAGGTACTTTGATCAGTGGTTATATGGCGGTACATTTTGGCATACATTGCGTATTTATGGGCATGGTAGTGGCTTACGTAGCTTTATCATTGCTTGCATTGCTTTGGATGAAACCCAGTGAAATAATAGGTTAA
- the coaBC gene encoding phosphopantothenoylcysteine decarboxylase encodes MSTLKNKHIVLGVTGGIAAYKSAELVRLLIKAGAEVRVVMTTHACEFIQPLTFQTLTSHPVHTECADDDPMRHIELARWADLFVIAPTTANTFSKIAQGYADDLLSTLCLATNAPMILVPAMNQQMWQQAIIQENLQRLLDKSITVLMPDSGEQACGDMGPGRMQAPEAILQTVQQHFANKILQNKKILITAGPTREWIDPVRYISNASSGKMGWALAKAAEQLGASVSLIIGPNHLPALPNVHTQQVESAQDMYDTVMTQVDGCDWFIGAAAVSDYRPDTTALQKMKKQDQLKLTLNKAPDILHTVAKLPNRPLTIGFALETDNVLLHAKEKLRRKQLDFILANTLGSQQGFDSDYNEVSLINNSAQVIDAFSGLKQHIAYEILQRIYTYRKEIV; translated from the coding sequence ATGAGCACACTCAAGAACAAACATATCGTATTAGGCGTCACCGGCGGCATTGCAGCCTATAAAAGCGCTGAATTAGTGCGCTTACTCATCAAAGCAGGTGCAGAAGTGCGCGTGGTGATGACAACACACGCTTGCGAGTTTATACAACCCCTGACTTTTCAAACCCTCACAAGCCATCCTGTGCATACAGAATGCGCTGATGACGACCCCATGCGTCATATTGAGCTAGCACGCTGGGCTGACTTATTTGTTATTGCCCCCACCACAGCAAACACCTTCAGCAAAATTGCGCAAGGCTATGCCGATGATTTGCTATCTACATTGTGCCTAGCAACCAATGCACCGATGATACTGGTGCCCGCCATGAATCAACAAATGTGGCAACAAGCCATCATTCAAGAAAATCTACAACGTTTGCTCGACAAAAGTATCACTGTTTTAATGCCAGACAGTGGCGAACAGGCTTGCGGTGACATGGGGCCAGGTCGCATGCAAGCCCCCGAAGCAATCCTACAAACAGTGCAACAACATTTTGCAAATAAAATATTACAAAATAAAAAAATACTGATTACAGCAGGCCCTACACGTGAATGGATCGATCCAGTCCGCTATATCAGCAATGCCAGCAGTGGGAAAATGGGCTGGGCTTTAGCAAAAGCAGCTGAACAACTTGGCGCAAGCGTTTCACTTATTATCGGCCCTAATCACTTACCTGCGCTCCCAAATGTACACACGCAACAAGTCGAAAGCGCACAAGACATGTATGATACCGTCATGACACAAGTCGATGGCTGTGATTGGTTTATCGGTGCCGCTGCTGTATCAGACTATCGGCCTGATACAACAGCACTACAAAAAATGAAGAAACAAGATCAACTCAAACTTACATTAAACAAAGCACCAGATATTTTGCATACTGTTGCCAAGTTACCAAATCGACCGTTAACCATTGGTTTTGCACTGGAAACAGATAATGTACTATTGCATGCGAAAGAAAAATTACGGCGCAAACAATTAGATTTCATTCTGGCAAACACGCTAGGCAGCCAACAAGGTTTTGACTCAGATTATAATGAGGTCAGCCTAATTAATAATAGCGCACAGGTCATCGACGCCTTTTCAGGCCTTAAACAACACATTGCTTACGAGATATTGCAACGCATCTATACCTATCGCAAGGAAATCGTATGA
- a CDS encoding ATPase AAA → MTETTTIQDQCQALRQQLSQHILGQSHLVDRLLIALLADGHLLVEGAPGLAKTKAIKTLADGIDGSFHRIQFTPDLLPGDITGTDVYRPQTGDFTFQAGPLFHNIVLADEINRAPAKVQSALLEAMAERQTTVGSTTHHLPELFLVMATQNPIEQEGTYPLPEAQLDRFLMYVRVDYPSADVERDILRLVREESQHEAQPPALLNEAAIQEARRAVMDCHMSEAVETYIVQLIVTSRDPSRYDVVNQDWVRFGASPRGTIALDRCARAHAWLQGREFVTPEDVKAIAHDVLRHRILLSYEAQADGVTPDQFIDALLNTVPAP, encoded by the coding sequence ATGACAGAAACAACCACGATACAAGATCAATGCCAAGCATTGCGACAGCAACTAAGCCAACACATATTGGGGCAATCGCATTTGGTTGATCGTTTACTCATTGCCTTATTGGCCGATGGCCATTTACTCGTTGAAGGTGCACCTGGTCTTGCAAAAACGAAAGCGATTAAAACATTGGCGGATGGCATTGATGGATCATTTCATCGCATTCAATTTACGCCGGACTTATTGCCAGGTGATATTACCGGTACTGATGTTTATCGTCCGCAAACGGGGGATTTTACTTTTCAAGCCGGACCGCTGTTTCATAACATTGTGCTCGCTGATGAAATAAACCGTGCCCCAGCAAAAGTGCAATCTGCTTTATTAGAAGCAATGGCGGAACGACAAACGACTGTGGGCTCAACAACCCATCATTTGCCTGAATTATTTCTTGTGATGGCGACACAAAACCCCATTGAGCAAGAAGGCACATATCCCCTGCCCGAAGCACAACTTGATCGATTTTTAATGTATGTGCGCGTGGATTATCCCAGTGCAGATGTAGAGCGTGACATTTTACGTTTGGTGCGAGAAGAGTCTCAACATGAGGCACAGCCACCTGCATTATTGAATGAAGCGGCGATTCAAGAAGCAAGACGAGCTGTGATGGATTGTCATATGTCAGAAGCGGTTGAAACGTATATTGTGCAATTGATTGTAACGTCTCGCGATCCTTCGCGTTATGACGTTGTTAATCAAGATTGGGTGCGCTTTGGTGCAAGTCCTCGCGGCACCATTGCCTTAGATCGTTGTGCGCGCGCCCACGCTTGGTTGCAAGGTCGAGAGTTTGTGACGCCAGAAGATGTGAAAGCGATAGCGCATGATGTTTTACGGCATCGCATCTTATTGTCCTATGAGGCGCAAGCAGATGGCGTGACGCCCGATCAATTTATTGATGCATTACTCAATACTGTTCCTGCGCCATGA